The genome window cccacttatttatttttgtttttatttccattattctggggatggatcaaaaaagatcttgctgttatttacgtcgaagagtgttcttcctatgttttcctctaggagttttatagcgtctggccttacatttaggtctttaatccattttgaatttatttttatgtatcgtgttaaggagtgttctaaattcattcttttccatgtagctgtccagttttcccagcaccacttattgaagaggctgccttttctccattgtatatccttgcctcctatgtcatagattagttgactatagtttatctctgggctttctatcctgttgcattgatatatatttatgtttttgtgccaggaccatactgccttgatcactgtatacttgtagtgtagtttgaagacaggaagcctgattccaccaactctttctttccttctcaagatttctttggctatttgaggtcttttgcatttccatacaaatcgtaaaatttcttgttctaattctgtgaaaaatgccattggtaatttgacagggattgcattgaatctgtaaattgctttggatagtacagtcattttcacaatgttgattcttccaatccaagaacagggtatgtccctccatctgtttgtgtcttctttgatttctttcattagtgtcttatagttttctgagtacaggtcttttgcctccttgtttaggtttattcctaggtgttttattctttttgttgcaaaggtgaatgggattgtttccttaatttcactttctgatctttcattgttgatgtatagaaatgcaagagatttctgtgtgttaattttgtatcctgcaactttaccaaattcattgatgagttcaagtagttttctggtggcatctttaggattttctatgtatagtatcatgtcatctgtgaacagtgacagttttacttcttcttttccaatttggattccttttctttctttttcttctctgattgctgtggcaaggacatccaaaactatgttgaataataatggtgagagtgggcacccttgtcttattcctgatcttagagggaatgcttgcagtttttcaccattgagaatgtttgctgtgggtttgtcatatatggcctttattatgttgaggtaggttccctctatgcccaccttctggagagtttttatcataaatgggtgttgaattttgtcaaaagctttttctgcatctattgagatgatcatgtggtttttatccttcagtttgttaatatggtgtatcacattgattgatttgcatatattgaagaatccttgcattccagggataaacgccacttgatcatggtgtatgatccttttaatgtgttgttggattctgttggctagtattttgctgaggatttttgcatctaaattcatcagtgatattggtctgtagttttgtttttctgtagtgtctttgtctggttttggtatcagggtgatggtagcttcataaaatgcgtttgggagtgttccttcctctgcgaagttttggaagattttgagaaggatgggtgttagctcttctctaaatgtttgataaacttcacctgtgaatccacctggtcctggacttctgtttgttgggagatttttaatcacagtttcaatttcattactcgtgattggtctgttcatgttttctatgtcttcctgattcagtcttggaaggttatacctttctaagaatctgtccatttcctccaggttgtccattttattggcatatagttgcttgtagtaatctcttatggtgctttttatttctgcggtgtccattgtaacttctcctgcttcatttctgattttatggatttgagtcctctccctctttttcttgatgagtcttgctagaggtttatcaatattatttatctcttcaaagaaccagcttttagttttattgatttttgctatggttttctttgtctctatttcatttatttctgctctgatctttatgatttctctccatctactaaccttgggttttgattgctcttctttctctaatttctttaggtgtaaggttaaattgtttatttgggatgtttcttgtttcttgaggtaggattgtatcactataaacttccctcttagaactgcctttgctgcatgccacaggttttggatcattgtgttttcattgcaattttctctaggtattttttgatttcctctttgatttcttcagtgatctgttggttagtagcatattgtttagcctctatgtgttcgtgttttttacagttttcttcctgtaattgattcctaatctcatagcgttgtggtcagaaaagaagcTTCATAAggtttcaactttcttgaatttaccaaggcttaatttatgacccaaaatgtgatctatgctggagaatgttccatgtgcacttgagaagaatgtgtagcctgctgtttttggatgtaatgtcctatagatatctattaaatccagctgatttattgtgtcatttaaagcttgtgtttccttattaattttctgtgtggatgatctgtccattggtgtaagtggggtgttaacgtcccccactatgattgtgttcctttCGATTTCcgctttcatagttgttagcatttgccttatgtattgaggtgctcctatattgggtgcatatatatttataattgttatctcatattcttggatggatcccttggtctttatgtagtctcctttcttgtctcttgtaacgttttttattttaaagtctattttatctgatatgagtattgctactccagctttcttttgatttccatttgcatggaatatctttttccatctcctcactttcagtctgtatgtgtgcctaagtctgaagtgggtctcttgtagacagcatatatatgggtcttgtttttgtatccattcatccagtctgtgtcttttggttggggcacttagtccatttacattcaaggtaattactgatatgtatgttcctattaccattttctgaattgttttgggtttgctgtcgtagttccttttcttctcttatgtttcctgcttagagaagttcctttagcatttggtgtagggctggtttggtggtgctgaattcttttagctgttgcttttctgtaaagcttttgatttctctgtcgaatctgaaggagatccttgctgggtagagtatttttggttgtagggtcttccttgtcatgactttaaatatatcatgccactcccttctggctttcaaagtttctgctgagaaatcagctgttaaccttatgggagttcccttgtatgttatttgtgggttttcccttgttgctttgaataacttttctctgtctttaatttttgtcagtctgACTATTATaagtcttggtgtgtttctccttgggtttatcctgcctgggactctctgcgcttcctggacttggggagctatttcctttcccatgttagggaagtttccaactataatcacttccagtattttctcaggtcctttctctctctcttctccttctgggacccctataatgtgaatgttggtgtgtttaatgttgtccctgaggtctcttaggctgtcttcagttcttttcattcttttttctttattcttttctgcatcagtgattatcaccattctgtcttccagctcacttattcgcccttctgcctcagttaatctgctattggttccttctagtgtatttttcatttcagttattgtgttgcatatctctgtttgtttgttctttaattcttctaggtctttagtaaacttttcttgcaactttttgatctttgcatccagtcttttttcaaagtcctggatcatcgtcaccatcattattctgaattatttttctggaagggtgcctctctcctcttcatttagttgttttcctggggttttatcttgtcccttcatctggtacaaagtcttttgccttttcattttctctgtctttctgtggctgtggttttcagttccacaagatgaaatactgctgatactgcttgatactgctgtctgccctcttgtggaggaagctgtctaggaggctcctgggtacttcctgatgggagggactgatggtgggttgggctgggtgggcagagctcagtaaaactttaatccgatttggtgggtggagctcagtgacactttaatctgcttgtctgccaatgggtggggctgtgttcccaccctggtggtcactTGACCtaaggcaacccagcactggagcttacaggctctttggtggagctaatggtggactctggaaaggctcacaccaatgagcacttctcagaacccctgctgccagtgcccctgtctcctaggtgagccacagctgccccccacctctacaggcaaccctccaacaccagcaggtaggtcttgttcagtctcctatggggtcactgctccttcctcctgggtcctggtgagcacactattttgtgtgccctccaagagtggagtctcttttccccccagtcctgtggaggtcctgcaatcacatcccactggctttcaaagtctgattctctggggattcctcctcctgttgctggacccccaggttaggaagcctgacatggggctcagaaccctcaggacttctgcagtatagctgttctccagtttgtgagtcacccacccagcatttatgggatttgattttaatgtgattgcacccctcctaccatctcattgtggcttctcctttgtctctggatgtggggtggttttctttggtgagttccagtgtctttctgtcgatggttgttcagcagttagttgtaattccggtgctcttgcaagagggagtgagcgcatgtcctcctactccgccatctttattctttctctggcaagatatatttgaagtgatgacagggaagaacctacaaccaagaatattctacccagcaaggatctcattcagatttgatggagaaatcaaaagctttacagacaagcaacagctaagagaattcagcaccaccataccagccctacaacaaatgctaaaggaacttctctaagcaggaaacataagagaagaaaaggaactacagaaacaaaaacaaaacaattaagaaaatggtaataggaacatatgcatcgataattaccttgaatgtaaatggactaaatgccccaaccaaaagacacagactggatgaatggatacaaaaacaagacccatatatatgctgtctacaagagacccacttcagacttaggcacacatacagactgaaagtgaggagatggaaaaagatattccatgcaaatggaaatcaaaagaaagctggagtagcaatactcatatcagataaaatagactttaaaataaaaaacgttacaagagacaagaaaggagactacataaagatcaagggatcaatccaagaagaggagataacaattataaatatatatgcacctaagataggagcacctcaatacataaggcaaatgctaacagctatgaaagaggaaatgcaaggcagaaatagagacacagatgtagagaacaaacatatggacaccaagtggggaaaacagggagggttgagggggaatgaattgggagattgggatgccaaattgtacactctaaatatatgctgtttattgtctgttaactgtatctcaataaaagttcttaagaaaaaggaaaaaacacatttatttatttattggctgtgttgggtctttgttgctgcgcatgggctttctctagttgtggtgagcaggggctacccttcattgtggtgcttgggcttctcattgcattggcttctgttgttgcagggcatgggctctagatgcacgggcttcagtagctgtggcacacaggctcagtagttgtggctcatttttttagttgctccgtggcatgtgggatcttcccggaccagggattgaacccgtgtcccctgcactggcaggtggattcttaatcactgcgccaccagggaagtccttccaagcctttttaatttctctcttttaaaaaaatatgcaggCCACTTGGCAAGAaactgtgggcagcctctagaaccTGAGAGTGACCCCCAGCAAGAAAGTTGTAAAACCACAGGGAAAGAAATTGTATTGACAACCAGGGATCTTGGAAGAAGACCCTGAATCTCAGATCAAAATTGCAGCCTGGTTTAGACCCAGAGCAGAGGAGCCAGCTAACCTGTTCCCAGACTCCTGACTCTTACCCTGCTTCTCCTTGGCTTGCCCCTTTTCCTGCCAAGGCCCCAGTTCAGAATAGACACCCTTCATCTAGGACAATTAAGGGGCTTTGCACTAATAGAGTTAGTTTTCACAAATGCAGTCTAGAATCCACAGAAACCAGAAGCCTTTCATCCTTTGTAGTTGTTGGAATGTGGCCAGGTGGTGAGGAAAGATTTTATTCTTCAGAGTAGCACTTATTCCCACCCATCCCCAAATAGTGGCCCCACATAATTTGCAGAGGCCTGGAGAAATTACTCTCGTTAAGGGATCACCATTCCTCAACTTCATCAGTGGCTGTATAGATTTCAGCAAGCACGTCCCTCTTATTCTAACAACCTGACACAGACATCAAGGGACACAAAGAACTCTGAGCACTTCGTGTCCCCAGTCACATGCTGCTTTGAGTGCTGCAATCCAACAGGAGCACCTGACATATCGTAGAATTTATCTCAAattcttcaaattctttaaaCCTCACTGGACAGATGAGGGCTTCTTCTGCTGATCAGCAGCCGTAGGTGGCTAGTCACAACCCACCTCAGCTAATCTCACAAGCATAAGGACCACTGCCTTCCTTCCCAGCAGAGTAAAGCACTTTACATTCATGGATACTATACATGAGACAGCCTCATGTTGGCCAggaaatgtatagaaaaaaacCCATGAACATTCCAATTTCCCAGCCTTCTTTCTTACTCCCACAACTGGACATGTGCATGGAATTGAGCTTTggaaatgttcacagcagctcttTAACATATCAATAAATCTTTCATCTTCGGCAAGTTTTGTCCAGAAAAGttttaaatcatttcaaaatgtaaggTGCTTCTCCCCTGATTCATACCCACAGCCTATTCATGCTGAGAAAAATAAGCCTTAGTACTAGGCAGAAGGCTCCCCTACCCTCTCAGCCTTTCTTTCTACTCGGTGGGCAAAGCCATCATTACTCAGATGTTTAGATTTCATTGAATAAAGCCTAGGAGGGAAGAAGTCCTGggatttgttttcttccctcctcaTCGCCATCTGCTGGTAGACTGCTGCATTTCAAGTGTGTATGGAGAGTCCAATTAAATAAATAGTGCCAGCCTACTTACTGCTGGCCACAGGGTGCCAAGTCTTTGCAGAGGAATCCATTCCTGCAGTCCTGGGCTAGGACACACCACAACCACCATGAAACCCTAGTCTTTGTTTTACCCAGGCCAGTGTAGCCCAGGACAAGGGCTACATCAAGCATTCCTAGCCTCAGTGGGAGTGGCTTTGGGATCAGGAATCAAGAAATGAAGGcttaacctaaatgcccatcaacagatgaatggataaagaagatgtggcatatatatacaatggaatgttactcagccataaaaaggaatgaaattgagttatttgtagtgaggtggatagacctagagactgtcatacagagggaagtaagcccgaaagagataaacaaatacagtatgctaactcatatatatggaatctaaaaaaatggtactcatgaacccagtgacagggcaagaataaagatgcagatgtagagaacggacttgaggacacggggttggagggggacgaaggggaagctggggagaagtgagagagtagcagtgacatatatgcactaccaaatctaaaatagacagctaatgggaagttgctgcataacatagggagatcaactggatgatgggtgatgccttagagggccaggatagggagggtgtgagggagtggcaggagggaagggatatggggatagatgtataaatacagctgattcacttcggtgtcctcaaaaactggcacaagaatgtaaagcaattatattccaataaagagctttaaaataaaaaaaagaaaagaaaagaaagaaaaaaagaaacaaaggcttgggacttccctgatggtccaatggttaggactccgtgctttcactgctgtggcctggggttcaatccctagtaggggaactaagatcccgtaagccatgaggcgtggccaaaaagaaaaaaagaaaaagaaaaaagaaactaaggcttTCTACTTAAGAATGTTCTGGTGTAtctagatatagagaacaaactcgtagttaccagtggggaagggcagggaagaggcaagataggggtaggggattaagagatacaaactgctatgcataaaataaataagcaacaagtctatattatacagcacaaggaatatacccaataatttataataatgataGATggatataatctataaaaatattgaatcacttgtatatctgaaactaatattataaatcaacaatagttaaatttaaaaaattaaaaataaaattattttattaagtgtaatttaaaaaagagtatttcGGTGTAtccattctattttaaaatggtcTTTAGAAGGGACAAGGCTGAAATGCTTATTGTATGTGGCAGCTGCTCTGCCTGACAGCAGAAGCAGATGCAATTGGTGATCACATGTCCAAAAAATTGGACAGAAGTCCCACTGTTGCTCATCCCAGTCCTTGCCAGAAACTGGAATCCCAGCCTTGAATTCCCATCAGCTTAGGGACATCACAAATGCCAAATGCCTACCCTCCTAGAACTTTTCCCATTAGGCTGCCAGACTCACCAAAGACAGTTTCTAGCAAGGACCGGGATGAGGAATGTGTCGAGAGAGGGGAATAGTGGGGACCAGGTTTGACCCCAGTTCTGGAGGACCCTGATGTTAAGTAAGGAAGCAAGTCATGGCTTTAGATGCAAGGACATGAGACAGGGGCTTGGTCTCAGAAACAAAGCATGAACTTGTCCTCTGGGACCAGAGGGGAAACTGCCATAGGGTGCTATTGACAAGAGTAGTGCAGAAATGCTTGAGCTGAAAGTCAGGCAACCTTGCTGCTAACCTTGGCTCTCCTACTTGCTAGTTGTGTGGCTTTGCGCACATCACTGTGAGCCTTCCTTAgttcatttgtaaaatacagtTCACTTATGTCAGCCTCTTGAGCCTCAAGCTACCACAGagtagtgcttctcaaactctaaTGTGCGCTGGAATCACTGAGCATATTATGAAAGTGCACATcctgattcagttggtctggggTGGAAGCCTCAGAGTCACAAGCTCCCacgtgatgctgatgctgctggtccctgGCCCACACTTTGAGCAGCAAGCAAGCATAGACTACAGGAGTGGCTCAAGGGCTCTCACTGCTGGTGTGGATGGAAGGCCAGAGGCAAGATTTTAGTGATCACCTCCTCCCCAGCTTCAGCCGGAGCAGCTCGCCTTTGATTTGTCTTACATATTAGGGTTCCACCTAAGATTTTATTTGAGAAACAAAAGGAgtcattttgtttacttttttaagagCTTGACAGCCACTGAATTGCAGCCCTTTTGGGGGAATGGGATAATTTAACctatttttattatggaaaatttcaaacatacaacaaattcaaaagaaaagtCTAACAAACTCGCAAGTACCCATTACCCAGATTCAACAAGTACCACAATTTGTCAGTCTCGTTTCATATCCAACTGATAGGAACTTAAAAAACCAGGGCACAGGCAGCTCTCATGTCTGGCCTTGGGCTCTGTTAAATGAGACTTCTACAGTGGCTGACTGGATATTCATTCATGCTTTAATGGGACTGAGTTTGGACAAGATTAACTGCAACATCTGAAGGACAGCTTCCCAGAATTAAACAGCCACCGTGTAGAGCAAAATGGCAAAGGATAAGACCACCAAGAAATGTCTTCAATTCGCCACATCCAATGTGTTTGCCATATTTGACCAAAGACAGAGTCAAGAGTTCAAAGAGGCCTCCAACATGATTGATCAGAACAGAGATGGTTTCATCAACGAGGAAAATTTGCGTGATATGCTTGCTTCACCAGGGACGAACCCAGCTGATACTCACCACGATGCCATGATGAATGAGGCCCCAGGGCCCGTAAATTTCATCTTGCTCCTCCTGGTGTTTGGTGAGAGCTTAAATAGTGCAGATCCAGAAGGTGTCATCAGAAATGCTCTTGCTTGCTTTGATGAAGAACCAATAGGCACCATTCAGGTGGATTATCCAAAACTGCTCAGATGACAATGGGAGATCAGTTCATAGACATGGAAGTAGATGAACTGTACAGAGGCAATTGacaaaaagggaaattttaatttaattgagtTCACGTGCATTCTTAACCATGGCGCAAAAGACAAAGTAGACGTGGAAAGAACTTTAGCTAAAAACTCCCAATTAcataaagatcgaaagaaaaaaaaacttccaattaCTATGtcttactctttaaaaattttttttattagagtatagttaatttacaatgttgtattagtttcaggtgtacagcaagtgattcagttatatatattatacatataaatatatatattctttttcacattcttttccattacagtttgttacaagatattgatatagttccctgtgttatagagTAGggccttgtttatctattttatatgtagtagtttgtcttactcttttttttaattgaagtatagttgatttacaatattatatgtttcaggatttttaaaggttacactccatttacagttataaaatagttTCTATATTCCTTGTATTGTaccatatatccttgtagcttattttatgtgTCTTACTTGTTAGTATTTCCCAGATACTTAACCCCACCCTCATAGAACCTGTTGAATGCGACTTAGTTTCACGGCTTCCCCCCATCCCACTGtttttggaatatatttattCCGGAACTTTCTGCCACTTAACATTTGTATAATCAGACTGAAAATGGTGATCAGGTTGTCAATTGTATTGAAAAAGAGGTTGTGAATAAAAATCTACATGTGAACCTCCAGAAAAATATATCCATAACTCTGGTTTTGctagctttttatatttttggtataataaaaatattttgaaataaagattatTCTGACTGAAATGGAATATAATGGCAGGTTAAACAAATGAGTGGTGGTTTGGAGATAGTTCTTTTTTCAGGTTTGCAATGTCACGTAATTCAGATTTCATGGtaaatttgatttttctcataTATGGGACAATGTCCTTCAAAACTCTTAAGTACACTTTAACATTAGTATGCACTAAAAACTAGTTGCCTTTTTTTATGCTTCTAAGTCAAGACGTTTAAACTATTGAATGACACGTGTAGAATGTATCTGAGAgaacattaaacattttattggTCTAAGATTCTGAGAAGATGAGGCAAAGTTCCGCAGAATAGTTATgactgagcatttactgtgtctGAGGCATTGCACATATACGATTTTCACTGAATCTTCCCAACAACCTTGTGAGATAGATATTTATTCTCCCTGTATTTCAAGTCCAGGAACCGAGCTCTGAGTAGCTGAGTACTTGATCAGAGTCACTCTTCATACATGAGAGTTGGAATTCCAACCTAGGGTACCTCACCACAGAGCTTACAGTGCTGGAACCACTATACTCTCTCTACGAAAACTCCCAAATTCCTAAAAAAACAAGACATTTCCATTACAACATAATTCTGTAGTCactattgaaatttaaaataattggggTAACTGATTATTTGAATCGAATTTCAGAAAATTCTATcccaggtttaaaaaaatacagaagacaaAAAACGATAAGCAATACCACTGTCTGTTTGAAGGCAGCTCGTGTAGTGTAGACTCTAGGGAAGGGGAAGCACTGAAAAACATGGAGACAAGGCTGCTAGGAGCTCATTTTAAATTCTCAAGGCCCAGCAAtttgagaaagaggagagaacaattttaaaaaggaaagaaatccatTGAAAAAACGTTTCTCAACATTGTTCAACACCTATTCCCTCTCCTAAAAGTGTACTTTATCTCCTTAAAATCAATGCATTTACATACTGTTTAATATTAGTGCTTTATAGCTTGGTGCAGTAGGCAGATCTTTGTTGACCTGTtatcacttaaattttttttcttggcttcttttccccacagaaatagaaaacaaacttatcgctaccaaatgggagagggaagggagcaggagtaaattaggagtatgggattaacaaagtactatacacaaaatagataagccgcagggacttactgtataacacagggaacaatattcaatatctggtaataacctataatggaaaagaatctgcaaaaaaacaaaacaaaacacaaaaccctgaaactaacacagttgaaactaacacaatattgaaaatcaactctacttcaataaaaaaaaaaatgagggagcAGTTCGACCATGGTGGTCTAGTACAGTGCTTTGAAGTTCATAAGCACTTTCTCATTCATTACCTAATCCTCACAGCCCACAAAGTAAGTAGAGCATAAGTTGAGTTGAAGTTTTGGAAAGTCAAAGCACTTATCTAAGGTTTCTCAAGTACAAGAGTCCACATGCGGCTCCCTTTTCTACTTACAAGCTTAAAGTCACAGTGACGTGTCACAAAACCAGGTGGAGAATCCCTCTATGTTTAAGGAAAGGGGATAAGATGGTAGGATTATCTTGATCACCATTAAACAAGTATTTCTCAGGCATTGTTTGAGTGTTGGGGACAGCTGGGGGCAGGACAGACAAGGACGCTGCCCTCTTGGGATTCACACTCTCTAGTGAGAGCCAGATGATCAATGTCATCTCAAATAAGACCTGTGGGACAAAGGACTGGGCATGTGCAGCAGAGGGTGGTCAGGAAGGGCCTCTTTGAGATGTCATGTTAAGCTGAGGTCTCAATGACAAGAAAGAGGTCTCATGAGATGATCGAGGTTTGAAAGGGACAGATCCTCCCAAGGCACTTGTGGCAGGAGCATTGGGGGAGCACGAGAGAACACGAGGATGGTGTTTGCTGCGTAGTTTAAGTGTGGAATCCTAAGGCTTTAGGCAGGGAAGAGACAtgattcatgtttaaaaaaactcAACCTTGCTGCTCTGTAGAGGGGCAAGATGCTTCCAGGTAGAAGGCTGTCACCATCATCCAGGCAAGACATGGGGACAGCTTGGACTCGGGAATTGGTTGAGGAGGTGGCTATAAAAAGCCTCTCCTTGTCTGACCTATTTCCTCCCCTCCAACTACCATCTTTCTGGCAtaattttaacttcatttattcTATTGCTCTGCTTGGAGCCAGATTCAAAAgattgggcggggggggggggcagtgcgGGGGTAATCtttcaagattaaaaacaaaacaaaacaaacttggTTG of Hippopotamus amphibius kiboko isolate mHipAmp2 chromosome X, mHipAmp2.hap2, whole genome shotgun sequence contains these proteins:
- the LOC130842097 gene encoding myosin regulatory light chain RLC-A-like; the encoded protein is MAKDKTTKKCLQFATSNVFAIFDQRQSQEFKEASNMIDQNRDGFINEENLRDMLASPGTNPADTHHDAMMNEAPGPVNFILLLLVFGESLNSADPEGVIRNALACFDEEPIGTIQVDYPKLLR